The following coding sequences are from one Acidimicrobiales bacterium window:
- a CDS encoding phosphotransferase → MTDLRIADTPDLLTAEWFTSALSPALEGRKVTRVALAAVGTGQMCDSLRASLTFDGPTAVPSTLIAKLPAADETSRATARSMGSYENEVRFYQQLAGDLPMRTPEVWYADIDVETASFVLLLEDLANSRAGDQLAGCSVEQAQVAVDELVKLHAPRWGDAGLAEYPWLHRDPEMGQQLMMNLIPMMWDGFQRRYDAELTAEVREAGSQLVDHLAGYVLAETSPWTVVHGDYRLDNLLFADGPGAPPVAVVDWQTVTHGPGVQDVSYFIGAGLLPDARREVERDLVRSYHEGLLAAGVEGYGWEACWYEYRRQTWAGLVMAIVASMLVERTERGDRMFMAMATRHAGHALDHDAGALLAG, encoded by the coding sequence ATGACCGACCTTCGCATCGCCGACACTCCCGACCTGCTGACCGCCGAATGGTTCACGTCTGCGCTCTCGCCTGCGCTCGAGGGGCGCAAGGTCACCCGCGTGGCCCTCGCGGCGGTCGGGACCGGTCAGATGTGCGACAGCTTGCGGGCGTCGCTCACGTTCGACGGCCCCACCGCCGTGCCGTCGACGCTGATCGCCAAGCTGCCGGCTGCCGACGAGACCAGCCGCGCCACGGCGCGATCGATGGGCAGCTACGAGAACGAGGTGCGCTTCTACCAGCAGCTCGCCGGCGACCTGCCGATGCGCACGCCGGAGGTCTGGTACGCCGACATCGACGTCGAGACCGCCAGCTTCGTGCTGCTCCTCGAAGACCTCGCCAACAGCCGCGCGGGCGACCAGCTGGCAGGTTGTTCGGTGGAGCAGGCGCAGGTGGCGGTCGACGAGCTGGTGAAGCTGCACGCCCCCAGGTGGGGTGATGCGGGCCTCGCCGAGTACCCCTGGCTCCACCGCGATCCCGAGATGGGTCAGCAGCTCATGATGAACCTGATCCCGATGATGTGGGACGGGTTCCAGCGGCGTTACGACGCCGAGCTCACCGCCGAAGTCCGCGAGGCCGGCAGCCAACTCGTCGACCACCTCGCCGGGTACGTGCTGGCGGAAACCTCACCGTGGACGGTCGTCCACGGCGACTACCGCCTCGACAACCTGCTGTTCGCCGACGGGCCCGGGGCGCCGCCGGTGGCTGTGGTCGACTGGCAGACCGTGACCCACGGCCCCGGGGTGCAGGACGTGTCGTACTTCATCGGCGCCGGTCTGCTGCCCGACGCGCGGCGAGAAGTCGAACGCGACCTCGTCCGCAGCTATCACGAGGGACTGCTGGCCGCCGGCGTCGAGGGCTACGGGTGGGAAGCCTGCTGGTACGAATACCGCCGCCAGACCTGGGCTGGTCTCGTGATGGCGATCGTCGCCTCGATGCTGGTCGAGCGGACCGAGCGCGGCGACCGGATGTTCATGGCGATGGCCACGCGTCACGCCGGCCACGCCCTCGATCACGACGCAGGTGCGCTGTTGGCCGGCTGA
- a CDS encoding carboxymuconolactone decarboxylase family protein: MPATDPRPRIAPGTPRDLGLVNTVIARVLGAATGGPPPNVFTTLGRNRRLFRSWLRFASGLMPGGRLPRIDTELVILRVAHLNHCEYEWDQHTRLARDAGLTDADLERVTTDVHHDEANDWTGRQALLLRVTDELSNDRTLSADAWEQVHAQFDDQEVIELFLLIGHYVMLAMTINALGIAVDPPPTRQPGTFVRAARSALERRGTSTPPTTTDHEGRT, translated from the coding sequence GTGCCTGCGACCGACCCACGTCCGCGCATCGCCCCTGGGACCCCACGCGACCTCGGCTTGGTCAACACCGTGATCGCCAGGGTGCTCGGAGCCGCCACCGGCGGACCGCCGCCCAACGTGTTCACCACCCTCGGGCGCAACCGGCGGTTGTTCCGCTCGTGGCTCCGGTTCGCGAGCGGACTCATGCCGGGCGGGCGTCTGCCACGGATCGACACCGAGCTGGTGATCTTGCGAGTGGCGCACCTCAACCATTGCGAGTACGAGTGGGACCAGCACACCCGCCTCGCCCGCGACGCCGGCCTCACCGATGCGGACCTCGAGCGCGTCACGACCGACGTCCACCACGACGAGGCCAATGACTGGACCGGCCGCCAAGCGCTGCTGTTGCGCGTGACCGACGAGCTGTCGAACGACCGCACCCTGTCAGCGGACGCCTGGGAACAGGTGCACGCCCAGTTCGACGACCAGGAGGTCATCGAACTGTTCTTGCTCATCGGGCACTACGTGATGCTCGCCATGACCATCAACGCGCTCGGCATCGCGGTCGACCCGCCGCCCACCCGCCAGCCCGGCACGTTCGTGCGGGCGGCCCGATCGGCCCTCGAACGACGCGGCACCTCGACCCCGCCGACAACCACCGATCATGAAGGACGCACCTGA
- a CDS encoding metal-dependent hydrolase translates to MTDTTQTPRKVPTRRISFEEGLRDVPKHYAVDGDLLLSHFGVALSAVFPDGEDYFVRSVRNFRDQITDPELKRQVNGFIGQEAMHGREHRAFNDRMDELGYPVKVVERLTRWGLAMRERMTSRKSNLAVTAALEHFTATLAEVVLTNQEVRDHFGHAEVRNLFVWHALEESEHKAVAFDVYKAVGGTERTRVWVMRGLLVGFPIGMAFQMLASLALDRDFYKPRKVLASWRRFRKSPVFSKEVRTRLRDYNRPDFHPDDYDNAELIEQWREELFGTAGSLNDKLAGKAA, encoded by the coding sequence ATGACGGACACCACGCAAACTCCCCGCAAGGTCCCGACCCGGCGCATCTCCTTCGAAGAGGGCCTGCGCGACGTGCCCAAGCACTACGCGGTCGATGGTGACCTCCTCCTCAGCCACTTCGGGGTGGCCTTGTCGGCCGTGTTCCCCGACGGCGAGGACTACTTCGTGCGATCGGTGCGGAACTTCCGTGATCAGATCACCGACCCTGAGCTCAAGCGCCAAGTCAACGGCTTCATCGGCCAAGAAGCGATGCACGGGCGGGAGCACCGGGCGTTCAACGACCGCATGGACGAGCTCGGCTACCCCGTGAAGGTGGTCGAACGGCTGACCCGCTGGGGCCTGGCGATGCGCGAGCGCATGACCAGCCGGAAATCCAACTTGGCGGTCACCGCTGCGCTCGAACACTTCACTGCGACGCTCGCTGAGGTCGTGCTCACGAACCAAGAGGTGCGCGACCACTTCGGTCACGCCGAGGTCCGCAACCTGTTCGTGTGGCACGCGCTCGAGGAGAGCGAGCACAAGGCCGTCGCGTTCGACGTGTACAAGGCGGTCGGCGGCACCGAGCGCACCCGGGTCTGGGTGATGCGGGGCCTCCTCGTCGGCTTCCCGATCGGCATGGCCTTCCAGATGCTCGCGTCGCTGGCCCTCGACCGCGACTTCTACAAGCCGCGCAAGGTCCTGGCGAGCTGGCGTCGCTTCCGGAAGTCGCCCGTGTTCAGCAAGGAGGTCCGCACGCGGCTGCGCGACTACAACCGCCCCGACTTCCACCCCGACGACTACGACAACGCCGAGCTGATCGAGCAGTGGCGCGAGGAGCTGTTCGGCACCGCAGGCTCCTTGAACGACAAGCTCGCCGGCAAAGCTGCCTGA
- a CDS encoding NAD(P)/FAD-dependent oxidoreductase, which produces MEHLDVLIVGAGLSGIGAGHYIQTQCPWASYAIFESRDAIGGTWDLFRYPGVRSDSDMFTLGYSFAPWQDDKAIADGASILRYINKTAADEGIDEKIRFHHRITKADWSSDDAVWRVTATRTDTGETIELTAGFVFSCSGYYRYDQGYLPDFEGKDRFEGTIVHPQHWPEDLDYAGKRVVVIGSGATAVTLIPSMADAAAHVTMLQRSPTYIVAAPDKDPLANLLRRVLPSRISGPTIKWMHALGTQGLFQLSQRRPELVKKLLRKGVERQLPRGFDVDTHFTPRYNPWDQRMCVVPNGDLFKAIKDGRASVVTDHIATFTEKGIRLESGQELEADIIVTATGLDLLFIGGIELTVDGKEVDIANRLAYRGMMLEGVPNMAMAVGYTNASWTLKCDLTCNYVTRLLNHLHETGQRQCTPVNSDPSIERQPLLGLTSGYVTRSADRFPKQGSKFPWQVHQSYLKDYRALKVKGIHDDAMVFSNPGPAAKAADTPESAVA; this is translated from the coding sequence GTGGAACACCTCGACGTACTCATCGTCGGCGCAGGGCTTTCGGGCATCGGCGCCGGCCACTACATCCAGACCCAGTGCCCGTGGGCCTCGTACGCGATCTTCGAGTCGCGCGATGCCATCGGTGGCACGTGGGACCTTTTCCGCTACCCGGGCGTCCGCTCCGACTCCGACATGTTCACCCTCGGCTACTCCTTCGCGCCCTGGCAGGACGACAAGGCCATCGCCGACGGCGCGTCGATCCTCCGCTACATCAACAAGACCGCGGCCGACGAAGGCATCGACGAAAAGATCCGGTTCCACCACCGCATCACGAAAGCCGACTGGTCGTCCGACGACGCCGTCTGGCGCGTCACCGCCACCCGCACCGACACCGGCGAGACCATCGAGCTGACCGCCGGCTTCGTGTTCTCGTGCTCGGGCTACTACCGCTACGACCAGGGCTACCTCCCCGACTTCGAGGGGAAGGACCGCTTCGAGGGCACGATCGTCCACCCCCAGCATTGGCCCGAGGACCTCGATTACGCCGGCAAGCGCGTGGTGGTCATCGGGAGCGGCGCCACCGCCGTCACGCTGATCCCATCGATGGCCGACGCAGCGGCGCACGTCACGATGCTTCAGCGCTCCCCCACGTACATCGTCGCGGCACCCGACAAGGACCCGCTTGCCAACTTGCTGCGGCGCGTCCTCCCCTCCCGCATCTCTGGGCCCACCATCAAGTGGATGCACGCGCTCGGCACCCAAGGGCTGTTCCAGCTCAGCCAGCGCCGGCCCGAGCTGGTGAAGAAGCTGCTGCGCAAGGGGGTGGAGCGTCAGCTCCCCCGCGGCTTCGACGTCGACACCCACTTCACGCCCCGCTACAACCCGTGGGACCAGCGGATGTGTGTGGTGCCGAACGGCGACCTGTTCAAGGCCATCAAGGACGGGCGGGCATCGGTGGTCACCGATCACATCGCCACGTTCACCGAAAAGGGCATCCGGCTCGAGTCCGGCCAGGAGCTCGAGGCCGACATCATCGTCACCGCCACCGGGCTCGACCTCCTCTTCATCGGCGGCATCGAGCTCACCGTCGACGGCAAGGAAGTCGACATCGCGAATCGCCTGGCCTACCGCGGGATGATGCTCGAGGGCGTGCCCAACATGGCCATGGCCGTCGGCTACACGAACGCCTCGTGGACTTTGAAGTGCGACCTCACGTGCAACTACGTGACCCGGCTGCTGAACCACCTCCACGAGACCGGGCAGCGCCAGTGCACGCCGGTGAACTCCGACCCGAGCATCGAGCGCCAGCCGCTGCTGGGCCTCACGTCGGGTTACGTGACCCGCTCCGCCGACCGGTTCCCGAAGCAAGGCTCCAAGTTCCCGTGGCAGGTCCACCAGAGCTATCTGAAGGACTACCGGGCGCTGAAGGTCAAGGGCATCCACGACGACGCGATGGTCTTCTCGAACCCCGGCCCGGCGGCGAAGGCCGCCGACACACCGGAATCCGCTGTCGCCTGA
- a CDS encoding phosphatase PAP2 family protein, whose protein sequence is MRGRPGAAAEATAAAKRTLLAAATWALIVLAGLVAGYLVVGPAGHGASRGTDLSIARWLGTHRPVGAAGAAGVLPDALLLVAGIGVALLVARAVRRHRSVAPIAADVASLGLAAVGSYALVEVLKVVFARPRPPRALAAVRDTGFAFPSAHTTVGAALIVTAAIVACRHLPRRVHRSVVAASGALLVLVPLSRLALGVHWMTDVVIGSMLGIGWGLASCRLALRPLDAARRTSSVLRRRLVCAGVAVVVLLFVPVGWSYSRALSYPGSADVGTRTTDWLRSEGAGSLVDWIENFWYARTTIGPAKASEASHPFRAGVARPATRNQPRPVAVPPATAVGLRAQGRNLASAFDGKWAPVVRPGGLPTALYTTYWRPDPTQPDIVVAGMWIDRSQTHPKLVAGTKEPGGSGWPWGAEIPPQLRTQVLAAFNGGFRMKDANGGFEVDGRVAVPLRVGAASLVISRDGTARIGRWGIDVGRDPTVVGVRQNLQLIVDGGHPVPGLDQNADGAWGTSHVQLEHTWRSALGVDAHGNLVYVAGAGLNLQTLATAITQAGAVRAMELDIHDPVVTCNLYEPDPAHPGSVIARKLIPTMQRPATRYLQPDQRDFIAIVADR, encoded by the coding sequence ATGCGTGGACGGCCCGGCGCGGCGGCCGAGGCAACGGCCGCTGCCAAGCGGACCCTGCTGGCAGCCGCCACCTGGGCGCTCATCGTGCTCGCCGGTCTGGTGGCCGGCTACCTCGTCGTCGGGCCGGCAGGTCACGGAGCGAGCAGGGGAACCGACCTTTCGATCGCCCGTTGGCTCGGAACCCACCGGCCGGTCGGCGCGGCGGGGGCTGCAGGCGTGCTGCCCGACGCGTTGCTCCTGGTCGCAGGCATCGGCGTCGCGCTCCTGGTCGCCCGGGCAGTGCGCCGGCACCGGTCCGTGGCCCCGATCGCCGCCGACGTGGCGTCACTCGGACTGGCCGCGGTCGGTTCGTACGCCTTGGTCGAGGTGCTGAAAGTCGTGTTCGCCCGCCCACGCCCGCCCCGCGCGCTCGCCGCGGTGCGCGACACGGGCTTCGCGTTCCCGTCGGCCCACACCACCGTCGGCGCGGCGCTGATCGTGACCGCGGCGATCGTGGCGTGCCGCCACCTCCCGCGACGGGTCCACCGGTCGGTGGTCGCCGCGAGTGGCGCGCTGTTGGTGCTCGTCCCCCTGTCACGCCTCGCGCTCGGGGTCCACTGGATGACGGACGTGGTGATCGGCAGCATGCTCGGAATCGGTTGGGGTCTCGCGAGCTGCCGCCTGGCCCTGCGACCGTTGGACGCGGCCCGGCGCACTTCCTCCGTGCTCCGTCGCCGCCTCGTCTGCGCGGGCGTGGCGGTGGTGGTACTGCTCTTCGTGCCCGTCGGTTGGTCCTATTCGCGGGCGCTGAGCTACCCGGGCAGTGCGGACGTCGGGACCCGGACGACCGACTGGCTCCGGTCCGAGGGCGCCGGCTCCCTCGTCGATTGGATCGAGAACTTCTGGTACGCACGGACCACCATCGGCCCGGCCAAGGCGTCCGAGGCGTCACATCCGTTCCGCGCCGGGGTGGCGCGGCCGGCGACCCGCAACCAACCGCGCCCTGTCGCGGTGCCGCCAGCCACCGCAGTCGGACTCCGCGCCCAAGGGCGGAACCTCGCTTCGGCGTTCGACGGCAAGTGGGCCCCGGTGGTCCGGCCCGGCGGTCTGCCGACCGCGCTGTACACGACGTACTGGCGGCCGGACCCGACCCAGCCCGACATCGTCGTGGCCGGCATGTGGATCGACAGGAGCCAGACACACCCCAAGCTGGTCGCCGGTACCAAGGAGCCCGGCGGATCCGGGTGGCCGTGGGGTGCCGAGATCCCTCCCCAACTCCGCACCCAGGTGTTGGCCGCGTTCAACGGCGGCTTCCGCATGAAGGACGCCAACGGCGGGTTCGAGGTCGACGGAAGGGTGGCCGTCCCGCTGCGGGTCGGGGCCGCGTCGCTCGTCATCTCGCGGGACGGCACGGCGCGCATCGGCCGGTGGGGCATCGACGTGGGCCGGGATCCGACGGTCGTGGGGGTCCGCCAGAACCTGCAGCTCATCGTCGATGGCGGGCACCCCGTGCCTGGGCTCGACCAGAACGCCGACGGTGCATGGGGCACCTCCCACGTGCAGCTCGAGCACACGTGGCGCTCCGCGCTCGGCGTCGACGCCCACGGCAACCTCGTCTACGTGGCCGGCGCGGGGCTGAACTTGCAGACCCTCGCAACCGCCATCACCCAGGCCGGGGCGGTGCGGGCGATGGAGTTGGACATCCACGATCCGGTCGTGACCTGCAACTTGTACGAGCCCGACCCTGCGCACCCAGGGTCCGTCATCGCCCGGAAGCTGATACCCACCATGCAGCGTCCCGCGACCCGCTACCTCCAGCCCGACCAACGGGACTTCATCGCGATCGTCGCCGACCGATGA
- a CDS encoding alpha/beta hydrolase-fold protein produces the protein MTLAAITAWPFGPHDPIGRLSIVAHDTLWVATVLAALVALVALRRLNRRGATRVVVAAVGSYAASEGAWRLLRATRTFDPQPPHFLVGWVATGVFGIAATSLTWQVGSRVDRLLRAGCAVVAAVLAAASINAYYGYYPTVSALLGHQARNQISQAELGQRVRATATASTATPSTSVGQLGVSVPITIPPTRSGFHARGAWIYLPPAWFHSPRPTLPAIMVLHGTPGSPADMLRAGEVDAVSDHFEELNGGRSPILVMPDINGSFGADTECVDTPKVHAETYLVDDVRNYVINRFGADPTPDGWGVVGYSEGGTCAVELALRHSDRFHTFVDAGGPPRVMLRSPTATFRTLFGGSRSVARSYDVAWLLRHHRYDGMAGWITMPTIAAQLRWTLHIAHLARRSGIDLYVSTTHLGHTYPMFHQVFTDALPWLCAHLSSPVLRAPAQPVGTRAGPP, from the coding sequence ATGACGCTGGCGGCGATCACCGCGTGGCCCTTCGGTCCACACGATCCGATCGGTCGCTTGTCGATCGTCGCCCACGACACCTTGTGGGTTGCCACCGTGCTGGCGGCGCTTGTCGCCCTCGTCGCCCTGCGGCGCCTGAACCGCCGAGGCGCCACGCGGGTGGTCGTGGCCGCGGTCGGGTCGTATGCCGCGTCGGAAGGGGCCTGGCGGCTGCTGCGGGCAACCAGGACGTTCGACCCTCAGCCGCCGCACTTCCTTGTCGGGTGGGTCGCTACCGGCGTGTTCGGCATCGCCGCCACGTCCCTCACGTGGCAGGTGGGCTCCCGCGTCGATCGCCTGCTTCGCGCGGGGTGCGCGGTGGTGGCCGCGGTGCTCGCCGCCGCGTCGATCAACGCGTACTACGGCTACTACCCCACCGTCTCGGCGCTGCTCGGCCACCAAGCCCGTAACCAGATCTCCCAGGCCGAGCTCGGACAGCGCGTCCGCGCGACGGCCACGGCGAGCACCGCCACGCCCAGCACGTCGGTCGGACAGCTCGGCGTGTCGGTACCGATCACGATCCCGCCGACCCGATCCGGCTTCCACGCACGCGGCGCGTGGATCTACCTGCCGCCGGCGTGGTTCCACAGCCCACGGCCGACACTCCCGGCCATCATGGTCCTGCACGGCACGCCCGGGTCGCCGGCCGACATGCTGCGCGCCGGCGAGGTCGATGCGGTGAGCGACCACTTCGAGGAGCTCAACGGGGGTCGCAGCCCGATCCTCGTGATGCCGGACATCAACGGCTCCTTCGGCGCCGACACCGAGTGCGTCGACACGCCGAAGGTCCACGCCGAGACGTACCTGGTCGACGACGTCCGCAACTACGTGATCAACCGCTTCGGCGCCGACCCGACCCCGGATGGGTGGGGAGTGGTCGGCTACTCCGAGGGTGGGACGTGTGCCGTCGAGTTGGCCTTGCGACACTCCGACCGCTTCCACACGTTCGTCGATGCCGGCGGTCCGCCGCGCGTGATGTTGCGCTCTCCCACCGCCACGTTCCGCACCTTGTTCGGCGGGTCGCGAAGCGTCGCTCGGTCTTACGACGTGGCGTGGCTGCTCCGCCACCACCGCTACGACGGCATGGCCGGCTGGATCACCATGCCGACCATCGCAGCCCAGCTGAGATGGACCCTTCACATCGCGCACCTCGCCCGTCGCAGCGGCATCGACCTGTACGTGTCGACGACCCACCTCGGGCACACCTATCCCATGTTCCACCAGGTGTTCACCGACGCTCTTCCTTGGCTGTGTGCCCACCTGTCCTCTCCGGTGCTTCGCGCGCCGGCGCAGCCCGTGGGGACCCGGGCCGGGCCACCCTGA
- a CDS encoding alcohol dehydrogenase catalytic domain-containing protein: protein MKAAVNYASGEPSVFRYEDVPGPEVGPAMVRIRTEVVSIEGADVPHRAGGDLGAVPHIAGYQSAGAVDAVGDGVTSLSVGDRAVTVGLDGFHAELRVMVVDRSFSPAEAADAHAYIESRAPVGRAVLVP from the coding sequence GTGAAGGCAGCGGTCAACTACGCCAGCGGGGAACCGAGCGTGTTCCGGTACGAAGACGTGCCGGGTCCCGAGGTCGGGCCCGCCATGGTGCGGATCCGCACCGAAGTCGTGAGCATCGAGGGCGCCGACGTGCCGCACCGGGCCGGCGGCGATCTCGGAGCGGTGCCCCACATCGCCGGCTACCAGAGCGCCGGGGCGGTCGATGCGGTCGGTGACGGCGTCACCAGTTTGTCGGTGGGTGATCGGGCGGTGACCGTCGGTCTCGACGGCTTCCACGCCGAGCTGCGCGTGATGGTCGTCGACCGGAGCTTCTCGCCCGCCGAGGCTGCCGACGCCCACGCGTACATCGAGAGCCGGGCACCGGTCGGCCGGGCGGTGTTGGTGCCATGA
- a CDS encoding TetR/AcrR family transcriptional regulator, with protein MAQGKGEQTRQAILTAAVHRFGRDGYRATSVADIARDAGVSGTAAYAYFPDKEALFFAAVDDDAAGLIHRGLDQVVAEADIAEWRESALFALVGAMADFPLAERLLAGLEPEVTARVLDLPAVAELRKAFADRIDSDQLAGRVRPDIDPATMASGMVSILLSLLMSVVQLGADTITSHGADVAAVFEAALTPTREPARRAS; from the coding sequence ATGGCGCAGGGCAAGGGCGAGCAGACTCGCCAAGCGATTCTCACCGCAGCAGTCCACCGGTTCGGCCGCGACGGCTACCGGGCCACCTCGGTGGCCGACATCGCGCGTGATGCCGGCGTGAGCGGCACCGCGGCTTACGCGTACTTCCCTGACAAAGAAGCGTTGTTCTTCGCAGCGGTCGACGACGACGCGGCAGGTCTGATCCACCGAGGCCTCGACCAGGTGGTGGCCGAAGCCGACATCGCCGAGTGGCGGGAGTCCGCGTTGTTCGCCTTGGTGGGTGCGATGGCCGACTTCCCGTTGGCCGAGCGATTGCTCGCCGGTCTCGAGCCAGAGGTCACCGCCCGGGTGCTCGACCTGCCCGCCGTGGCAGAGCTCCGCAAGGCGTTCGCCGATCGCATCGACTCCGATCAGCTCGCCGGCCGGGTCCGCCCCGACATCGACCCCGCCACGATGGCCAGCGGCATGGTCTCGATCTTGCTGTCGCTGCTGATGTCGGTGGTGCAGCTCGGGGCCGACACCATCACCAGCCACGGCGCCGACGTCGCGGCCGTGTTCGAGGCGGCGTTGACCCCCACCCGGGAGCCGGCGCGCCGGGCCTCTTGA
- a CDS encoding helix-turn-helix domain-containing protein codes for MPARTPAPSRSARLPRGRHGLSRSEVAHAQRSRMLRAMADAMVEKGYAGTSVADVIRRAGVSRETFYQQFSSKAECFMEAYDAAVGLLLTSGEVDAARDVVAGGAPVSEGERLARFAELLDLYLSALASEPAFARLFLLEVYAAGPEAMARRAAAQERFADLVATLLGAATPEARFACETLVAAVSSMVTSRLAALDLDGLRALDTPIMELVERARRGPILPS; via the coding sequence GTGCCTGCCCGCACCCCCGCTCCGTCGAGGTCGGCCCGCCTCCCGAGGGGCCGTCACGGCCTGAGCAGGTCGGAAGTCGCCCATGCGCAGCGCAGCCGCATGCTCCGCGCCATGGCCGACGCCATGGTCGAAAAAGGTTACGCCGGCACGTCGGTGGCCGACGTGATCCGGCGCGCCGGCGTGTCACGCGAGACCTTCTACCAGCAGTTCTCCTCGAAGGCCGAGTGCTTCATGGAGGCTTACGACGCCGCCGTCGGGTTGCTGCTCACCAGCGGCGAGGTCGATGCGGCCCGCGACGTCGTCGCCGGCGGCGCACCGGTCAGCGAAGGCGAGCGGCTGGCCCGCTTCGCCGAGCTGCTCGACCTCTACTTGTCGGCGCTGGCGAGCGAGCCGGCGTTCGCGCGGCTCTTCCTGCTCGAGGTGTACGCAGCGGGGCCAGAAGCGATGGCCCGGCGCGCGGCGGCCCAGGAGCGCTTCGCCGACTTGGTGGCGACGCTGCTCGGCGCCGCGACACCTGAAGCGCGCTTCGCCTGCGAGACGTTGGTGGCGGCCGTGAGCTCGATGGTGACGAGCCGGCTCGCGGCGCTCGACCTCGACGGCCTGCGTGCGCTCGACACCCCGATCATGGAGCTGGTGGAGCGGGCTCGGCGGGGACCGATCTTGCCCTCTTGA
- a CDS encoding SDR family NAD(P)-dependent oxidoreductase, which translates to MLDRLLPNRSSDLAGRRVLITGAARGIGALTARRLHERGARLALLGLEPDLLGQVAAECDATAYDCDVADPTAVENAVEKAVEKLGGLDVAIANAGIAAQLPLIGGDRSVFERTLAVNVLGTYYVVRAAGPHLAHEGGYMLITSSLAAAVHLPLMGAYSASKAAVEALGNTLRAELAPTGARVGVAYYAELDTDMTSRGFGTEAAKRLTGGPVKLHRVAPVGPAIDAIEHGIATRARRIVAPRYVAPVIPFRALAQPVVDRALRGRVAAGLELARSERVELTTPQPTDA; encoded by the coding sequence ATGCTCGACCGCCTCTTGCCCAACCGGTCATCCGACCTCGCCGGCCGACGCGTGCTGATCACGGGCGCGGCACGGGGCATCGGGGCCCTCACCGCCCGGCGCCTCCACGAACGGGGCGCGCGTCTGGCGCTGCTCGGCCTCGAGCCCGACCTGCTCGGGCAAGTGGCCGCCGAGTGTGATGCCACCGCGTACGACTGCGACGTGGCCGACCCCACCGCAGTCGAGAACGCCGTCGAGAAGGCTGTCGAGAAGCTCGGCGGGCTCGACGTGGCGATCGCCAACGCCGGCATCGCCGCACAGCTCCCGCTCATCGGTGGCGACCGATCCGTGTTCGAGCGGACCCTGGCCGTCAACGTCCTCGGGACGTACTACGTGGTTCGGGCCGCGGGGCCGCACCTCGCCCACGAAGGCGGCTACATGCTGATCACCTCATCGCTCGCCGCAGCCGTCCACCTACCGCTCATGGGTGCGTACTCCGCCTCGAAGGCCGCCGTCGAGGCGCTCGGCAACACGTTGCGGGCCGAGCTGGCCCCGACGGGCGCCAGAGTCGGCGTGGCCTACTACGCCGAGCTCGACACCGACATGACGAGTCGGGGTTTCGGTACCGAGGCTGCGAAGCGACTGACAGGTGGACCGGTGAAGCTGCACCGGGTCGCACCGGTCGGCCCGGCGATCGACGCGATCGAGCATGGGATCGCGACCCGCGCACGGCGCATCGTGGCGCCCCGCTACGTCGCTCCGGTCATCCCGTTCCGGGCATTGGCCCAGCCGGTCGTCGACCGTGCGCTGCGGGGTCGGGTGGCGGCAGGGCTCGAGCTGGCGCGGTCCGAGCGGGTCGAGCTCACCACGCCCCAACCGACGGATGCATAG